Proteins encoded together in one Spodoptera frugiperda isolate SF20-4 chromosome 15, AGI-APGP_CSIRO_Sfru_2.0, whole genome shotgun sequence window:
- the LOC118273888 gene encoding uncharacterized protein LOC118273888 — MVWNNTPEYAEVIKAAKAGNWDQVQELLNSNLGKQAGWKPPLFDSLRDLKPENGGHVYGEAEYAYHSASNVNGKTTEHNAGHKIINEDGRVKEFDFTPSTSHAPLLQSLVSSLGQKAADFAASDYHYQYGGSVAGKPNFAAQKLSNNVQQDYYPRNSAVVPIPPKKLNDSTNPQDVEYEYVLTSGTEDDKPPREINVSEENKFNTLHEAEQNNEIAQADQAPVSYNEAGKEGKYKDGLKYLIDIEEPPEAEPVTTNDNKTPTPFKSTVTTTEPKFLLRVADVAIERVKRPTTTVQADDYMYNVAPRSLEDGVMITSTDRNKENKIKNSYKDTPILIPFEEKPIYKAAPVTPRTTDVPTPSRLPIANLFSNIDYMAEPVVTGKSMIKFIDQNQEKNQKVVHLPMEIQTTQTSTQHTTVTRKKSKMSDADYIAYVASAIEDRLDQISQQLDKTDFNKLNSEIFSSTKKTTKKERSKFLEEKPLFSHSFDKKFAYKNFSSYLDTKKPEHIQRKQFRASTTEAYSSLTFTNVRDLKPPQGGHVYGEAQYAYHTATNINGQKTEDAGGHKIINNDGKVKEFDFTPKPKFGPLKKLPLAVLDKDIGSLKSLFLQ; from the exons atggtttggaataataCGCCAGAGTATGCAGAGGTTATAAAAGCAGCGAAGGCTGGCAATTGGGACCAAGTGCAGGAATT gTTAAATAGCAATCTTGGGAAGCAAGCTGGATGGAAG CCTCCTTTATTCGACAGCTTACGGGATCTGAAGCCTGAAAATGGCGGCCATGTCTACGGAGAAGCTGAGTACGCGTACCATTCTGCTTCCAACGTCAATGGCAAGACCACGGAGCACAATGCAGGACACAAGATCATAAACGAAGATGGACGAGTCAAGGAGTTCGACTTCACACCAAGCACGAGTCATGCGCCTCTT CTTCAGTCCCTCGTCTCTTCCCTTGGTCAGAAAGCCGCTGACTTCGCAGCATCAGATTACCACTATCAATACGGTGGATCGGTAGCTGGTAAGCCAAACTTCGCGGCACAGAAACTCAGCAACAATGTGCAACAGGACTACTATCCAAGAAATTCGGCAGTTGTACCTATCCCT CCAAAAAAACTGAATGATTCCACAAACCCACAAGATGTTGAATATGAATATGTGCTCACAAGCGGTACGGAGGATGACAAACCACCTCGCGAAATAAACGTttcagaagaaaataaattcaataccTTACATGAAGcagaacaaaataatgaaatcgCACAGGCCGATCAAGCTCCAGTTTCT TATAATGAAGCTGGAAAAGAGGGAAAATATAAAGATGGTCTCAAGTATCTCATAGATATTGAGGAGCCACCAGAGGCTGAACCAGTGACCACGAATGATAATAAAACACCAACACCATTCAAAAGCACAGTGACAACTACTGAACCAAAGTTTTTA CTCCGTGTAGCCGATGTTGCTATAGAAAGAGTAAAAAGACCTACAACAACAGTTCAAGCAGacgattatatgtataatgttgcACCAAGGTCCTTAGAAGATGGCGTTATGATTACTAGCACAGACcgtaacaaagaaaataaaataaaaaatagttataaagaTACACCAATACTCATTCCGTTTGAAGAGAAACCCATTTACAAAGCGGCGCCTGTCACA CCTCGCACGACTGACGTGCCCACCCCATCACGATTACCGATTGCAAATTTATTCTCTAACATTGATTATATGGCTGAACCAGTCGTCACAGGCAAATCCATGATCAAATTCATCGAtcaaaatcaagaaaaaaatcaaaaagtgGTACATTTGCCTATGGAAATACAGACAACTCAAACGTCTACACAACAc ACCACGGTAACACGTAAAAAGTCGAAAATGAGTGATGCGGATTACATAGCTTATGTAGCATCTGCTATAGAAGACAGATTAGATCAAATCAGCCAACAACTGGACAAAACTGActttaataaattgaattcCGAGATCTTCTCAAGCACCAAGAAAACCACGAAAAAAGAGCGTTCC AAGTTTTTAGAAGAGAAACCTTTGTTTTCCCATTCGTTTGATAAGAAGTTTGCTTACAAAAACTTTTCTTCGTACCTCGATACCAAAAAACCAGAACATATTCAGAGAAAACAATTCCGTGCAAGCACAACAGAAGCGTATTCT TCCCTGACTTTCACGAACGTCCGTGATCTGAAGCCACCCCAGGGCGGCCATGTTTACGGTGAAGCCCAGTACGCCTACCACACAGCCACGAACATCAATGGCCAGAAAACTGAGGACGCTGGAGGCCACAAGATCATCAACAATGATGGCAAAGTCAAAGAGTTTGATTTCACACCCAAACCCAAATTCGGCCCT CTCAAGAAATTACCTTTAGCAGTTCTTGACAAAGACATCGGCTCGTTAAAGAGTCTGTTTCTACAGTAA